A genomic segment from Excalfactoria chinensis isolate bCotChi1 chromosome 15, bCotChi1.hap2, whole genome shotgun sequence encodes:
- the EIF6 gene encoding eukaryotic translation initiation factor 6, which produces MAVRASFENNNELGCFAKLTNAYCLVAIGGSENFYSVFEGELFGSIPVVHASIAGCRIIGRMCVGNRHGLLVPSSTTDQELQHIRNSLPDSVRIQRVEERLSALGNVTTCNDYVALVHPDLDRETEEILADVLKVEVFRQTVADQVLVGSYCIFSNQGGIVHPKTSIEDQDELSSLLQVPLVAGTVNRGSEVIGAGMVVNDWCAFCGLDTTSTELSVIESIFKLNEAQPSTIATNMRDSLIDSLA; this is translated from the exons ATGGCCGTCCGCGCCAGCTTCGAGAACAACAACGAGCTGGGCTGCTTCGCCAAGCTCACCAACGCCTACTGCCTGGTGGCGATCGGCGGCTCCGAGAACTTCTACAG CGTCTTCGAGGGCGAGCTGTTCGGGAGCATCCCGGTGGTGCACGCCTCCATCGCCGGCTGCCGCATCATCGGCAGGATGTGTGTGG GGAACAGGCATGGGCTGTTGGTCCCAAGCAGTACAACAGACCAAGAGCTTCAGCACATCCGCAACAGCCTTCCAGATTCTGTGCGAATTCAGCGAGTGGAGGAGCGGCTCTCAGCGCTGGGCAATGTCACTACCTGCAATGACTACGTAGCTCTTGTTCATCCGGATCTGGACAGG GAAACAGAAGAGATCTTGGCAGATGTGCTAAAGGTTGAAGTTTTCAGACAAACGGTAGCAGATCAGGTGCTGGTAGGAAGTTACTGTATATTTAGTAACCAAGGAGGAATTGTGCACCCCAAAACTTCCATTGAGGATCAGGATGAACTGTCTTCATTGCTGCAGGTCCCACTTGTG gCTGGGACGGTAAACCGTGGCAGTGAGGTCATTGGAGCAGGAATGGTTGTAAATGACTGGTGTGCCTTCTGTGGGTTGGACACAACCAGCACTGAGCTTTCTGTTATTGAGAGCATCTTCAAGCTGAATGAAGCTCAGCCAAGTACTATTGCTACCAACATGAGGGATTCCTTGATTGACAG cTTGGCATGA
- the FAM83C gene encoding protein FAM83C — protein sequence MFNYLAVEVRPQFHRSYGSQQGASGPLKNRLEQLKKPWWREPTPLVLQHSETARLAVDAFLEQGERGYMSAIAEERELPFLSALDMEYMSQQRSQSFLEPNARRDKEGDPADGDGSSLYSELTSGTYFPLMSDVHPPELELGWPGMPLLTMSGQTQATIIFQRNKANSIKDLIRSLISRARTVIAIVMDLFTDMEILCDLLEASSRRHVPVYLILDEEYLKHFVEMCNKMSLTQDSFPNMRIRCLSGDTYYSKAGKKFVGQVLEKFILIDCDQVVAGTYSFTWLCSQVHTSLATHFRGQIVAEFDKEFRYLYAESKAVTSFCVPDASFQITSEAPDFLLKPIRVNDAETLSASSSLSNVSIKSIKMSPFMKSSSYNVHQDRQDLSPESGDKKGKDDTSLKPVCSTQQGEPPDSANSPPNKSTLYHKPNLVAGRTFLQPELSPVCGSYRPNYQGDDRANSGHCSTLTQDPTQQSLSEGTNSTGTSAKQKGPAATSGEPAAENDSGFYGMEKRQSFGQGKLDLLSPYSQPKREKKPVVPSYDKLTEDMLSDKSSAYGAEKRMTLGHSKLDLITKYNKLKSKHIHSRFEL from the exons ATGTTCAACTACCTGGCAGTAGAGGTGAGGCCCCAGTTCCACCGCAGCTATGGGAGCCAGCAAGGGGCGTCGGGGCCGCTGAAGAACCGCctggagcagctgaagaagcCTTGGTGGAGGGAGCCCACCCcgctggtgctgcagcacagcgAGACAGCCAGGCTGGCCGTCGATGCCTTCCTGGAGCAGGGGGAGCGCGGCTACATGAGTGCCATCGCCGAGGAACGGgagctgcctttcctttctgccctgGACATGGAATATATGAGCCAGCAGAGAAGCCAAAGCTTTCTGGAGCCAAATGCAAGGAGAGACAAAGAGGGTGACCCTGCTGATGGAGACGGGTCCTCCCTGTACTCCGAGCTGACCTCTGGCACCTACTTTCCGCTCATGTCTGATGTGCACCCTCcggagctggagctgggctggcCGGGGATGCCACTCCTCACCATGTCAGGCCAGACTCAAGCCACCatcattttccaaagaaacaaagctaaCAGCATTAAGGATCTGATCCGGTCTCTGATCAGCCGGGCTCGGACG GTAATAGCAATTGTGATGGATCTGTTTACAGACATGGAGATActgtgtgacctgctggagGCCTCAAGCAGACGGCACGTTCCTGTTTACCTGATCCTGGACGAAGAGTACTTGAAGCATTTTGTGGAAATGTGCAATAAAATGTCTCTCACTCAGGACAGTTTCCCG AACATGCGCATACGATGTCTGAGTGGAGACACGTACTACAGCAAAGCAGGCAAGAAATTTGTAGGCCAGGTTCTGGAGAAGTTTATCCTGATTGACTGTGATCAAGTTGTTGCTGGTACATACAg cttCACGTGGCTTTGCAGCCAAGTCCACACCAGCCTGGCGACCCACTTCCGCGGCCAGATAGTCGCAGAGTTTGACAAGGAGTTTCGGTATTTGTATGCAGAGTCCAAAGCAGTGACCAGCTTCTGTGTGCCGGATGCCTCATTTCAGATCACCTCCGAAGCTCCCGACTTCCTTTTGAAACCCATCCGCGTGAATGACGCAGAAACCTTGAGCGCCTCCAGCAGCCTCTCCAATGTCAGCATCAAAAGCATCAAAATGTCTCCCTTCATGAAAAGCTCCAGCTACAACGTTCACCAGGACAGGCAAGATTTGAGCCCTGAGTCTGGTGACAAGAAGGGGAAGGATGATACATCTCTGAAGCCCGTTTGCTCTACGCAGCAAGGGGAACCACCAGACTCAGCCAACAGTCCTCCAAATAAGTCCACGCTGTATCACAAACCGAATCTCGTGGCAGGGAGGACATTCTTGCAGCCAGAGCTATCCCCTGTCTGTGGTTCCTACAGACCTAATTACCAAGGAGATGACAGGGCTAATAGCGGCCACTGCTCCACACTGACGCAGGATCCAACACAGCAGAGCCTTTCAGAAGGCACCAACAGCACCGGGACGAGCGCGAAGCAGAAAGGGCCTGCTGCTACCTCTGGGGaaccagcagcagaaaatgacaGCGGTTTTTATGGGATGGAAAaaagacagagctttggacagGGGAAATTGGACTTGCTGTCTCCGTACAGCCAGCCAAAACGTGAGAAAAAGCCTGTAGTTCCTTCCTATGATAAACTCACTGAGGACATGCTGTCGGATAAGAGCAGTGCGTACGGGGCTGAGAAAAGAATGACTCTCGGGCACAGCAAACTGGATCTGATCACCAAATACAACAAGCTGAAATCCAAACACATACACAGCCGGTTTGAGCTCTGA